A region of Acidobacteriota bacterium DNA encodes the following proteins:
- the rpsT gene encoding 30S ribosomal protein S20, which translates to MAKRNKSALKANRQNVKRREHNRELRSKLRTGLKAVRKSLDDKNVEGAKAALKTLQSLVDKMATKGIIHKNTASRLKSRLAAKAAK; encoded by the coding sequence GTGGCGAAGAGAAACAAGTCGGCCCTGAAGGCCAATCGGCAGAACGTGAAGCGGCGCGAACACAACCGTGAGTTGCGCTCCAAGCTCCGCACCGGCCTGAAGGCTGTCCGGAAGTCACTCGACGACAAGAATGTCGAAGGCGCCAAGGCTGCGCTGAAGACGCTGCAGTCGCTCGTCGACAAGATGGCCACGAAGGGCATCATTCACAAGAACACCGCGTCGCGCCTGAAGTCGCGCCTCGCCGCCAAAGCCGCGAAGTAG
- a CDS encoding helix-turn-helix transcriptional regulator, whose amino-acid sequence MRLTYPTALVLQALLDGRHHGFDIMDATGLPSGTVYPILRRLDAEGFVRSRWEKEGVARKQQRPARRYYELTAGGGTMAREAVARARGLAVAGTKLLRPVESEG is encoded by the coding sequence ATGCGGCTGACCTACCCCACTGCCCTTGTCCTCCAGGCCTTGCTCGATGGCCGGCACCATGGCTTCGACATCATGGACGCGACCGGCCTACCAAGCGGAACGGTGTACCCGATTCTCCGGCGTCTCGACGCCGAAGGTTTCGTGCGCTCACGGTGGGAAAAGGAGGGCGTTGCCCGCAAGCAGCAGCGCCCGGCGCGGCGGTACTACGAACTGACGGCCGGCGGCGGCACCATGGCCCGTGAGGCGGTGGCACGGGCACGGGGCCTGGCTGTCGCCGGGACCAAGCTGCTGCGTCCGGTTGAAAGCGAGGGTTGA
- a CDS encoding lytic transglycosylase domain-containing protein has translation MKGSLLILALTLGLASPAFAQIYSWRDADGKLVLSDRPREDRGGMSTYEVPGSSGVRATKPLAVKKSALYDSSINEHSQRMGVSADLVRAVIQVESAFNPSAVSTKGAMGLMQLMPATARELGVANPFEPDQNIRGGVTYLKRLLNRYNQNVELALAAYNAGMGNVEKYGDVPPFKETQNYVKKITGAAPSAPPSAIYKWMELVNGKPVARYSNKPPASGAYELVSRR, from the coding sequence TTGAAAGGCAGCCTCCTTATCCTCGCGTTGACCCTCGGCCTGGCTTCGCCGGCATTCGCGCAGATCTATTCCTGGCGCGACGCCGACGGCAAGCTGGTGTTGTCGGATCGGCCGCGCGAGGATCGCGGCGGCATGAGCACGTATGAGGTCCCCGGCTCGTCCGGCGTGCGCGCCACCAAGCCTCTCGCCGTCAAGAAAAGCGCGTTGTACGACAGCTCGATCAACGAGCATTCGCAGCGCATGGGCGTGTCGGCAGACCTGGTTCGCGCCGTCATCCAGGTGGAATCGGCCTTCAACCCTTCGGCGGTCTCCACCAAGGGGGCCATGGGCCTGATGCAGCTGATGCCGGCCACCGCTCGCGAACTGGGCGTCGCCAACCCATTCGAGCCCGACCAGAACATCCGGGGCGGGGTGACCTACCTGAAGCGCTTGCTCAACCGCTACAACCAGAACGTGGAACTGGCCCTGGCCGCGTATAACGCCGGCATGGGGAACGTCGAGAAGTACGGCGACGTGCCGCCCTTCAAGGAGACCCAGAACTACGTCAAGAAAATCACCGGTGCGGCCCCCTCGGCCCCGCCCAGCGCCATCTACAAATGGATGGAACTGGTGAACGGCAAGCCGGTCGCCCGCTATTCGAACAAGCCCCCGGCCTCTGGCGCCTACGAGTTGGTCAGTCGGCGCTGA
- a CDS encoding regulatory protein RecX: MADAYLTALTMLSRRELSESQIRTRLARREFEDDEIEAAVERLRQDGTVNDRRVALAAARLESSVRHRGRARVIQKLRSLGIDGDVAESAVNEVFEEVDEGALLDRALERRLRGTTPKDLDDKGRARIVRGLAAQGFAFDAIMKRLRPPSR; this comes from the coding sequence GTGGCTGACGCCTATCTCACCGCGCTGACCATGCTCTCGCGCCGGGAGCTGTCCGAATCACAGATCCGGACGCGCCTCGCCCGCCGCGAGTTCGAAGACGACGAGATCGAGGCGGCCGTGGAACGGCTGCGGCAGGACGGCACGGTGAACGATCGGCGGGTGGCGCTGGCCGCCGCCCGGCTGGAAAGTAGCGTCCGCCACCGCGGCCGGGCCCGCGTCATCCAGAAGCTGCGTTCGCTCGGCATCGACGGCGACGTCGCCGAATCGGCCGTCAACGAAGTGTTCGAGGAGGTTGACGAAGGGGCCCTGCTCGATCGCGCCCTGGAGCGGCGCCTGCGCGGCACAACCCCCAAGGATCTCGACGACAAAGGCCGCGCCCGCATCGTCCGCGGCCTCGCCGCCCAGGGGTTTGCCTTCGACGCCATCATGAAACGGCTCCGTCCGCCTTCGCGCTAG
- a CDS encoding ABC transporter permease, with product MTPQSRAYRLIDLAALLVPARLRDDWRREWTAELASVSDPHAPLVRHALGAFSDAFWIRQREIADLQAIDDLRHGFRQWRQQAGFAVTAVGILALSMAASVTAFSVVSQILLRPLPYHEPERIVTVWERLPSAAGRSDVAPGNFLDWRERATSFTKLAGVEPYSFDYTGGERPEVVRAVLVTEGFFETFGITPQVGRFFVPEEHTRGGARAAVMSARFWRSHFNADPAIVGKTIPLDDGQFLVAGILPDDFLPHFQEDVPGQTGLYVAKVIQEFEPRIRTGGYWSVTGRLRDGVSLTQARVEMDAIAAQIETANPRTNKGVRAEVITLREHLVGDARPAVTLFGGAVIAVLLIACVNVTNLLLARGAVRQQELALRIALGASRRRLVGQLLVETLLLASVASAGALFLAHMAMRSLATYGPREVLWIDTLHVDGWAIGFAVLLAVGVTLTAGLVPAIRLSGLGLQAPGHRTMTGDRSQRNLRSVLVIAEVALALMLVSGTGLLLRSFVNLLDVEPGFDRHNVMVMQLFAWDRNPGPAGLRAFHDRLTATIASIPGVQHVGVVQAMPFIESNIDTQGAMRLVDQPAPPPGEGIRASYNVASPGYFSVMAVRPLKGRLLDDRDGSASPRVAVVSEAFAERYLRDIEPVGQRLEMTRQGKPVTMEIVGVVPALRHERLDEAPRAEVLLPFAQFPTGSITVVARTSVDPAALIDTAQREVWAFDPLQTFYRTATLAELVDNTLITRRFALFVLTGFAALALLLAAAGLYGVLSTIASQYRKEIGVRMALGAAWLDILQLVVKRGLMVAAAGVAVGLAGVIGGARLLRGFLFSVAPTDPATIGGAAALMLAVAALACYVPARRAANADPCESLRVE from the coding sequence ATGACGCCCCAGTCACGCGCGTACCGCCTGATCGACCTCGCCGCCCTCCTGGTACCCGCGCGCCTGCGCGACGACTGGCGGCGCGAGTGGACGGCCGAACTGGCATCGGTGTCGGACCCGCACGCCCCCCTGGTGCGGCATGCGCTCGGGGCCTTCAGCGACGCCTTCTGGATCCGCCAGCGAGAGATCGCCGATCTGCAGGCGATCGACGACCTGCGGCACGGCTTCCGGCAATGGCGGCAGCAGGCTGGATTCGCCGTCACCGCCGTCGGCATTCTTGCGCTCAGTATGGCCGCCTCGGTCACAGCGTTCAGCGTGGTGTCGCAGATCCTCCTGCGGCCACTGCCGTACCACGAGCCCGAGCGTATCGTGACCGTTTGGGAGCGACTGCCCTCGGCAGCTGGTCGAAGCGATGTCGCGCCGGGCAATTTCCTCGACTGGCGTGAGCGCGCCACGAGTTTCACGAAACTGGCGGGCGTCGAGCCTTACAGCTTTGACTACACTGGCGGAGAACGTCCTGAAGTCGTCAGGGCGGTGCTCGTCACCGAAGGCTTCTTCGAAACCTTCGGCATCACACCACAGGTGGGCCGCTTCTTCGTTCCGGAGGAGCACACGCGCGGCGGCGCCAGGGCCGCGGTCATGAGCGCTCGCTTCTGGCGGTCCCACTTCAATGCCGATCCCGCCATCGTCGGCAAGACGATTCCTCTTGATGACGGCCAGTTCCTGGTCGCGGGGATCCTGCCCGACGATTTCCTGCCGCACTTCCAGGAGGACGTGCCGGGACAAACCGGGTTGTACGTCGCGAAAGTGATCCAGGAGTTCGAGCCGCGCATTCGCACCGGCGGCTATTGGAGCGTGACCGGCCGGCTCAGGGACGGGGTGTCGCTGACACAGGCGCGCGTCGAGATGGATGCCATCGCCGCGCAGATCGAGACAGCGAATCCCCGCACCAACAAGGGCGTGCGCGCCGAGGTGATCACGCTCCGCGAGCACCTCGTGGGCGATGCCCGGCCGGCGGTCACGTTGTTCGGCGGCGCCGTGATCGCGGTGTTGCTGATTGCCTGCGTGAATGTCACGAATCTACTGCTTGCTCGCGGCGCGGTGCGGCAGCAGGAGCTGGCCCTCCGAATCGCGCTCGGCGCAAGTCGCAGACGGCTGGTCGGCCAGTTGCTCGTCGAGACCCTGCTCCTGGCGTCCGTGGCATCGGCCGGGGCGCTGTTCCTGGCGCACATGGCGATGCGGTCGCTCGCCACCTACGGTCCTCGCGAGGTGCTGTGGATCGACACGTTGCATGTCGATGGCTGGGCGATCGGCTTTGCCGTGCTCCTGGCCGTCGGCGTGACCCTGACGGCGGGGCTGGTGCCGGCGATCCGGCTGTCCGGGCTTGGTCTGCAGGCACCAGGACATCGCACGATGACCGGTGATCGATCGCAGCGCAACTTGCGATCCGTCCTTGTCATTGCCGAGGTCGCCCTGGCGCTGATGCTCGTGTCGGGCACCGGCCTGCTGCTGCGCAGCTTCGTCAACCTGCTCGACGTCGAGCCGGGATTTGATCGCCACAACGTGATGGTCATGCAGCTGTTCGCGTGGGATCGCAACCCTGGCCCCGCCGGACTGCGTGCCTTCCACGATCGCCTCACCGCCACCATTGCTTCGATCCCGGGCGTCCAGCACGTCGGTGTGGTCCAGGCCATGCCGTTCATCGAGTCGAACATCGACACCCAGGGGGCCATGCGACTGGTCGATCAACCGGCCCCGCCGCCGGGGGAGGGAATTCGCGCCTCGTACAACGTCGCCTCGCCTGGCTACTTCTCGGTCATGGCCGTCCGGCCGTTGAAGGGGCGGCTGCTCGACGACCGAGACGGGTCGGCCTCGCCCCGGGTCGCGGTGGTGAGTGAAGCCTTCGCCGAGCGCTACCTCAGAGACATCGAGCCGGTCGGACAACGTCTCGAGATGACCCGGCAGGGGAAACCCGTGACGATGGAGATTGTCGGCGTGGTGCCGGCGCTGCGCCACGAGCGCCTGGACGAGGCGCCGCGCGCCGAGGTGCTGTTGCCGTTCGCACAGTTCCCGACCGGATCGATCACGGTGGTGGCGAGAACCAGCGTGGATCCGGCGGCCCTGATCGACACCGCCCAGCGGGAAGTGTGGGCGTTCGACCCGCTGCAGACGTTCTATCGCACGGCCACGCTCGCGGAGCTCGTGGACAACACGTTGATCACGCGCCGCTTCGCATTGTTCGTCCTGACGGGATTCGCGGCCCTGGCGCTGCTGCTGGCCGCGGCCGGCCTGTACGGCGTGCTCAGCACGATCGCGTCGCAGTACCGCAAGGAGATCGGCGTCCGCATGGCGCTCGGCGCGGCCTGGCTCGACATCCTTCAGCTGGTCGTGAAACGCGGCCTGATGGTAGCCGCTGCTGGGGTCGCAGTCGGGCTGGCGGGCGTCATCGGAGGCGCGCGGCTGCTTCGCGGATTCCTGTTCAGCGTCGCACCGACCGACCCCGCCACGATCGGCGGAGCCGCTGCGCTGATGCTCGCCGTGGCGGCACTGGCCTGCTATGTGCCGGCCCGGAGGGCGGCGAATGCCGACCCGTGCGAATCGCTGCGGGTGGAGTAG
- the alaS gene encoding alanine--tRNA ligase, with protein MHPAEIRASFLKYFEHHGHRVVPSSPLLPGDDPTLLFTNAGMNQFKDVFLGREKRDYARAATSQKCMRVSGKHNDLDNVGPSLRHHTFFEMLGNFSFGDYFKHDAIELAWNLLTKEWKLDPATLYVTVFKGAPGIPRDEDAYQRWLDFVPADHIGELGMADNFWAMGDTGPCGRCSEIYVDRGTQVSGTGNFVVDVESGSERFVEIWNNVFMEFERNDQGTLTPLPAPSIDTGMGLERISAVMQGTMSNYDTPLFMPLLTAIGEQSGHQYGKSMSATDVSMRVVADHVRAATFLIADGVVPSNEWRGYVLRKIMRRAMRHGRKLGLHEPFLFSLADVVVREMGGAYPELKAGRDAVVLVIKSEEERFDAVLTGGLPRLEEVLERAARTTTVVPGDEAFKLYDTFGLPRDFIEDLAGNQGLRFDAEGFDAAMEGQRVKARAGGSFDSKKGDDFTFMSDDEREELRAVGDHFDGYADTALKGVPVLALFNDQKTSVTSLEAGENGYVALGKTPFYLEAGGQVSDQGWMEPASGQRSRVTGVSRLGPGLPRLHRVENIEGRLALRDLVSTHVDTSLRDATRRNHTGTHLLHAALRKVLGPHVKQAGSLVSPDRLRFDFQHFSAPTPEQLAEVERIVNAAILKNETVNTAVRNTQEAIASGAMALFGEKYGDKVRVVAVGDGSFSTELCGGTHVRATGDIGSLLITAESGVAAGVRRVEALTGLGALDFARGAIRDLNVARAYAPPGPLEHWLDAQGKLVTRLQKENQQLKTKLALGGGGGAKDDDQVEIAGATFIAREVKDVDKESLRALADTLKSRLKSGVVVLAAAMPDGKVALIATVTPDLAKKAPAGQLVKQLAPIVGGGGGGRADFAEAGGKEPAKIAELLKEARLLTEKLLGA; from the coding sequence ATGCATCCGGCGGAGATTCGCGCTTCCTTCCTGAAATACTTCGAACATCACGGCCACCGCGTGGTCCCCAGCAGCCCCCTGCTGCCCGGCGACGACCCCACGCTGCTGTTCACCAACGCCGGGATGAACCAGTTCAAGGACGTGTTCCTCGGCCGCGAGAAGCGCGACTACGCGCGCGCGGCCACGTCGCAGAAGTGCATGCGCGTCAGCGGCAAGCACAACGACCTCGACAACGTCGGGCCTTCGCTGCGCCACCACACCTTTTTCGAGATGCTCGGCAACTTCTCGTTCGGCGATTACTTCAAGCACGACGCCATCGAGCTGGCGTGGAACCTGCTGACCAAGGAATGGAAACTGGATCCGGCGACGCTGTACGTGACGGTGTTCAAGGGGGCGCCGGGCATTCCCCGGGACGAGGACGCGTACCAGCGCTGGCTCGACTTCGTGCCCGCCGACCACATTGGCGAGCTGGGGATGGCCGACAATTTCTGGGCGATGGGCGACACCGGGCCGTGCGGCCGCTGCTCGGAGATCTACGTTGACCGCGGCACCCAGGTCTCCGGTACCGGCAACTTCGTCGTTGACGTCGAATCCGGCAGCGAGCGGTTCGTTGAAATCTGGAACAACGTGTTCATGGAGTTCGAGCGCAACGACCAGGGCACGTTGACGCCCCTGCCGGCGCCCTCGATCGACACCGGCATGGGCCTCGAACGGATCTCGGCGGTCATGCAGGGCACCATGTCGAACTACGACACGCCGCTGTTCATGCCGCTGCTAACCGCGATCGGCGAGCAGTCGGGACACCAGTACGGCAAGTCGATGTCGGCCACCGATGTCTCGATGCGGGTCGTCGCCGATCACGTGCGCGCCGCCACCTTCCTGATCGCCGACGGCGTGGTGCCCTCCAACGAGTGGCGGGGCTACGTGCTGCGCAAGATCATGCGTCGCGCGATGCGCCATGGCCGCAAGCTCGGCCTGCACGAGCCCTTCCTGTTCTCGCTGGCCGACGTCGTGGTGCGCGAGATGGGCGGCGCCTACCCGGAGCTGAAGGCCGGTCGCGATGCGGTCGTGCTGGTGATCAAGAGCGAAGAAGAGCGCTTCGACGCCGTGCTGACCGGCGGCCTCCCCCGCCTCGAAGAGGTCCTCGAACGCGCCGCCAGGACCACCACGGTCGTGCCGGGCGACGAGGCCTTCAAGCTGTATGACACCTTCGGCCTGCCCCGCGACTTCATCGAAGACCTGGCGGGCAACCAGGGCCTGCGGTTCGATGCCGAAGGGTTCGACGCGGCGATGGAGGGCCAGCGCGTCAAGGCGCGCGCCGGTGGGTCCTTCGACAGCAAGAAGGGCGACGACTTCACCTTCATGTCCGATGACGAGCGCGAAGAGCTCCGCGCCGTCGGCGATCACTTCGACGGCTACGCCGACACGGCGCTGAAAGGCGTGCCGGTCCTGGCGCTGTTCAACGATCAGAAGACGTCGGTCACGTCACTCGAGGCCGGCGAGAACGGCTACGTGGCGCTTGGCAAGACCCCGTTCTACCTGGAGGCTGGCGGCCAGGTGTCGGACCAGGGCTGGATGGAGCCCGCCTCGGGCCAGCGCTCGCGCGTCACCGGCGTTTCGCGACTCGGTCCCGGGCTGCCGCGGCTGCACCGCGTCGAGAACATCGAGGGCCGGCTGGCGCTGCGCGACCTGGTCTCGACGCACGTCGACACCAGCCTGCGCGATGCCACGCGCCGCAACCACACGGGCACGCACCTGCTGCACGCGGCGCTGCGCAAGGTGCTCGGCCCGCACGTCAAGCAGGCGGGATCCCTCGTGTCTCCCGATCGCCTGCGCTTCGACTTCCAGCACTTCTCGGCGCCGACGCCCGAGCAGCTCGCCGAAGTAGAGCGCATCGTCAATGCGGCGATCCTGAAGAACGAGACCGTCAACACGGCCGTGCGCAATACGCAGGAGGCGATTGCGTCGGGCGCCATGGCGCTGTTCGGCGAGAAGTACGGCGACAAGGTCCGCGTGGTGGCCGTCGGCGATGGCTCGTTCAGCACCGAGCTGTGCGGTGGCACGCACGTGCGCGCGACGGGCGACATCGGCTCGTTGCTGATCACCGCGGAGTCCGGCGTCGCCGCCGGCGTGCGGCGCGTCGAGGCCCTCACCGGCCTCGGCGCACTCGATTTCGCGCGAGGCGCGATTCGCGATCTGAATGTGGCGCGCGCGTATGCACCTCCGGGCCCACTCGAGCACTGGCTCGATGCGCAGGGCAAGCTGGTGACCCGCCTGCAGAAGGAGAACCAGCAGCTCAAGACCAAGCTGGCCCTGGGTGGCGGTGGTGGCGCCAAGGATGACGACCAGGTGGAGATCGCCGGCGCGACGTTCATCGCGCGCGAGGTCAAGGACGTCGACAAGGAATCGCTCCGCGCCCTGGCCGACACCCTGAAGTCGCGCCTCAAGAGCGGCGTCGTCGTGCTGGCCGCCGCCATGCCCGACGGCAAGGTGGCGCTCATCGCCACGGTGACTCCCGATCTCGCCAAGAAGGCTCCCGCCGGACAACTGGTGAAGCAGCTGGCCCCCATCGTCGGCGGGGGCGGGGGCGGCCGCGCCGACTTCGCCGAGGCCGGCGGCAAAGAGCCGGCGAAGATAGCGGAATTGCTCAAGGAAGCTCGACTGCTGACGGAGAAGCTGCTGGGGGCCTGA
- the holA gene encoding DNA polymerase III subunit delta, which yields MSSVLEVRKQIKSGQTAPLYLLEGDDLQSRHDLALEFAAVVDEGLHAFNVESLYANEASNAAGRDGLIGNILSTARTLPMMSPRRVIIIHEAETLLSPKRGAKDEDELPGLGDAKKGKRGTTPVEELEAYFEKPEPMTTLVFVAGGLDGNRRLVKLLRKKADCVDCGSLDSPRDAALWIQKRLEKDELTIEPKALSLLLDTTGLSLGRIRAEIEKLVLYAAGESVLTANHIRDLVMPQNEPGEDFALGKAIWNADAAGALREIAAQIDAGAQPPMILGQIRAAAIRLRPDTRVKNSLDAVFRTDLAIKSSVGAPRFLLERLVVEICGR from the coding sequence TTGAGCTCCGTCCTCGAGGTCCGCAAGCAGATCAAGTCGGGCCAGACGGCGCCGCTCTACCTGCTCGAGGGCGACGACCTGCAGTCGCGACACGACCTGGCGCTGGAGTTCGCCGCCGTCGTCGACGAAGGGCTGCACGCGTTTAACGTCGAGAGCCTCTACGCGAACGAAGCCAGCAACGCCGCCGGCCGTGATGGGCTCATCGGCAACATCCTGTCCACCGCCCGGACCCTGCCGATGATGTCGCCGCGGCGCGTGATTATCATTCACGAGGCCGAGACCCTGCTGTCGCCGAAGCGGGGCGCCAAGGACGAGGACGAGTTGCCGGGCCTTGGCGATGCGAAAAAGGGCAAGCGCGGCACGACGCCGGTGGAAGAGCTCGAAGCCTATTTCGAGAAGCCCGAGCCGATGACGACGCTGGTGTTTGTCGCGGGCGGGTTGGACGGCAATCGCCGTCTCGTGAAGTTGCTTCGCAAGAAAGCCGACTGCGTCGACTGCGGCTCGCTCGACTCGCCTCGAGACGCGGCGCTGTGGATTCAGAAGCGCCTCGAGAAGGACGAGCTGACGATCGAGCCCAAGGCGCTGTCGCTGCTGCTCGATACGACCGGCCTGAGCCTGGGGCGCATTCGCGCGGAGATCGAAAAGCTGGTGCTGTATGCGGCGGGGGAATCGGTGCTGACCGCCAATCACATCCGCGACCTGGTGATGCCGCAGAACGAGCCGGGCGAGGACTTCGCGCTGGGCAAGGCGATCTGGAACGCCGATGCTGCCGGCGCGTTGCGCGAGATTGCCGCGCAGATTGATGCCGGGGCGCAGCCGCCGATGATCCTGGGCCAGATTCGCGCGGCGGCCATTCGCCTGCGGCCCGACACGCGCGTCAAGAACAGCCTCGACGCGGTGTTTCGCACCGACCTGGCGATCAAGTCGTCGGTCGGGGCGCCACGGTTTCTGCTGGAACGGCTGGTCGTCGAGATCTGCGGGCGCTGA
- a CDS encoding branched-chain amino acid transaminase produces MAFAGTGKIWMNGSLVDWQDATIHVASHALHYGTGVFEGIRAYDSKTGTNIFRLEPHMRRLMDSCRVYRMEPRWSQAELSQAVLDTVRVNGFKSCYIRPLVYRGYDSLTLDPRPCPVDASVVVWEWSLMMGAEALEHGIDVGVSSWTRLAPNTLPALAKGTANYANSALIKMQAVLDGYADAIALDESGLLSEGSGQNLFLVRDNVIYTPSLGSSVLQGITRETVITLAADLGFTVRETSLPREFVYLADEAFFCGTAVEITPIRSIDKITVGNGQRGPVTEALQQRFFGILRGELPDTHNWLTPVGVAAFAEASAGQAS; encoded by the coding sequence ATGGCATTTGCGGGAACCGGCAAAATCTGGATGAACGGGTCGCTGGTGGACTGGCAGGACGCCACCATCCACGTCGCCTCACACGCGCTGCACTACGGCACCGGCGTCTTCGAGGGCATTCGCGCCTACGACTCGAAGACCGGCACCAACATCTTCCGTCTCGAGCCGCACATGCGCCGGCTGATGGACTCGTGCCGCGTCTATCGCATGGAGCCGCGCTGGTCGCAGGCCGAGCTCTCGCAGGCGGTGCTCGACACGGTCCGCGTCAACGGCTTCAAGAGCTGCTACATCCGGCCGCTGGTCTACCGCGGCTACGACTCGCTGACGCTCGATCCGCGGCCGTGCCCGGTTGACGCCTCGGTCGTGGTCTGGGAATGGAGCCTGATGATGGGCGCCGAGGCCCTGGAGCACGGCATCGACGTCGGCGTCAGCTCGTGGACCCGTCTCGCGCCAAACACGTTGCCGGCGCTCGCCAAGGGCACGGCGAACTACGCCAACTCCGCCCTCATCAAGATGCAGGCGGTGCTCGACGGCTACGCCGACGCGATCGCGCTCGACGAGAGCGGGTTGCTCAGCGAAGGCAGCGGGCAGAACCTGTTCCTGGTGCGGGACAACGTGATCTATACCCCCTCGCTCGGCTCGTCCGTGCTGCAGGGCATCACGCGCGAGACGGTCATCACGCTCGCCGCCGACCTGGGTTTCACCGTGCGGGAAACGTCCCTCCCGCGCGAGTTTGTCTACCTCGCGGACGAAGCGTTCTTCTGTGGCACGGCGGTCGAGATCACCCCCATTCGCTCGATCGACAAGATCACCGTCGGCAACGGCCAGCGCGGACCGGTGACCGAAGCCCTGCAACAGCGGTTCTTCGGCATTCTCCGCGGCGAACTGCCCGACACGCACAACTGGCTCACGCCGGTAGGAGTTGCCGCCTTCGCCGAGGCTTCGGCGGGCCAGGCCAGCTAG
- a CDS encoding type IV pilus twitching motility protein PilT, with the protein MHVNDLLKLAVEKGASDLHLKVGSYPMARIHGHLAPVSAEKQLNHEDLVEMAASIMSTAQRQKFKDSQEVDLAYSVPGLGRFRCNVFQQRGTIGCVLRVIPVNVKSLDELGLPPVLKKIAEEERGLVLVTGTTGSGKSTTLAGMIDYINKTRTSHVITIEDPIEYLHRDNQCIINQREIGVDTRSFAYALRSALRQDPDVILVGEMRDMETIETAMHAAETGHLVFSTLHTLDATETINRIISVFPPHQQKQIRLQLASVLRAAIAQRLIPRQDGVGRAPAVEVLVATPFIKDCIVDKDKTHLIAGAIAQGTSQYGMQTFDQSIFSLYQEELISYDEALRWASNVDEFKLRVQGISNTADMSRDQMAGTIFASPARPGAKPGAAAAAKPAPKPPEITRFGQ; encoded by the coding sequence ATGCACGTCAACGACCTGCTGAAACTCGCTGTCGAGAAGGGCGCCTCCGACCTGCACCTGAAGGTCGGCAGCTACCCCATGGCCCGCATCCACGGACACCTGGCCCCGGTGTCGGCGGAGAAGCAACTCAATCACGAAGACCTGGTCGAGATGGCCGCGTCGATCATGTCGACCGCCCAGCGCCAGAAATTCAAGGACTCGCAGGAAGTGGACCTGGCGTACAGCGTCCCCGGCCTGGGGCGCTTCCGCTGCAACGTGTTCCAGCAGCGCGGCACCATCGGCTGCGTCCTGCGGGTCATTCCGGTCAACGTCAAGAGCCTCGACGAACTGGGCCTGCCGCCCGTGCTGAAGAAGATTGCCGAGGAAGAGCGCGGCCTGGTGCTGGTGACCGGCACCACCGGCAGCGGCAAGAGCACGACGCTGGCCGGGATGATCGACTACATCAACAAGACCCGCACTTCGCACGTCATCACGATCGAAGACCCGATCGAGTACCTGCACCGCGACAACCAGTGCATCATCAACCAGCGCGAGATCGGCGTCGACACGCGGTCGTTCGCCTATGCGCTGCGCAGCGCCCTGCGCCAGGACCCGGACGTGATCCTGGTCGGCGAAATGCGCGACATGGAAACCATCGAGACGGCGATGCACGCCGCCGAGACCGGCCACCTCGTCTTCTCGACGCTGCATACGCTCGATGCGACCGAGACCATCAACCGCATCATCTCGGTCTTCCCGCCGCACCAGCAGAAGCAAATCCGCCTGCAACTGGCGTCGGTGCTGCGGGCGGCCATCGCCCAGCGCCTGATTCCGCGCCAGGACGGCGTCGGCCGCGCCCCGGCGGTTGAGGTGCTGGTCGCCACCCCGTTCATCAAGGACTGCATCGTCGACAAGGACAAGACGCACCTGATTGCCGGCGCCATCGCGCAGGGCACGTCACAGTACGGCATGCAGACCTTCGATCAGTCGATCTTCAGCCTGTACCAGGAAGAGTTGATCAGCTACGACGAGGCGCTGCGCTGGGCCTCGAACGTGGACGAGTTCAAGCTGCGGGTGCAGGGCATTTCAAACACCGCGGATATGTCGCGCGACCAGATGGCCGGCACCATCTTCGCCAGCCCGGCCAGGCCCGGCGCGAAGCCGGGCGCGGCCGCGGCGGCCAAGCCGGCGCCCAAGCCGCCGGAGATTACCCGGTTCGGACAGTGA